The proteins below come from a single Rosa rugosa chromosome 2, drRosRugo1.1, whole genome shotgun sequence genomic window:
- the LOC133733950 gene encoding succinate dehydrogenase subunit 6, mitochondrial-like, translating into MGEFVTKHWEGFKDFWGERFSFLDHYSKFMKRDKPLPSWSDSDVEAFIASDPIHGPALKTAREAAKFAVTGSAIGAVSTAGFAWKYSRSLHGSGLAFLAGGVFGWTFGQEIANHSLQLYRFDTLAAQTKFLEWWEDKSERRS; encoded by the exons atgggTGAGTTCGTTACAAAGCACTGGGAGGGCTTCAAGGATTTCTGGGGCGAAAGGTTCTCCTTCCTCGATCACTATTCCAAGTTCATGAAGCGTGACAAGCCTCTTCCCTCTTGGTCCGACTCTGATGTCGAAGCTTTCATTGCTTCTGATCCCATTCACGGCCCCGCt ctgAAGACAGCTAGGGAAGCAGCGAAATTTGCCGTTACAGGAAGTGCTATTGGAGCTGTATCAACTGCTGGATTTGCATGGAAATATTCAAGGAGCTTGCATG GTTCTGGACTGGCTTTTTTGGCTGGAGGTGTCTTTGGTTGGACATTTGGACAGGAAATTGCAAACCACTCGCTTCAACTTTACAGGTTTGACACCTTGGCTGCACAAACTAAGTTCTTGGAATGGTGGGAAGACAAGAGTGAGCGACGGTCTTAA